AGCCAAAACGGCGTCGCCCGCCTGCCTGCGTCAACCCCTCCTGGTGACAGCGCGGTGCTGCCGCGTGAAAGCGGAAACTATTTTGCAACACTTTGGGCTCTTTCCAACCCGCAGCCTTCCACGCTGACATACTTCTGCACGCATTTTccactaccttttttttttttaatatatcatttTTTGAAGACCTATTCCAGGGCTTTTTTGTTCACCGAGAGCAGGAGTGACTTCCCTGGAACAACACGAGGGGAAAAGTCACGGGCTTAAAAAACCACGTTAGTCAGTATTTCTCCAAAAAGCCTGATTTTCCAAGCTTTCCTCTGCGTCTTCCCAATGAGCAAGGGCTTTGTGTGAGAAAATTCAGCCAGCTCCTATAGATATTTACCAACACTCGCAGGCTGAGTGGACTCAGTGTGAGTGCTTACATGCCTTTTAATGCTGTGTTACACAGCGGCAGGGGGCACAGCCCCTCGGACCGTGCTGCTCCCCTCCACGCAGCACTAAAACCTCCCCCAGGCCACCGACGGCTCGGTGTGAGATTGGGGGAGGAAAATTCAGGATCCCTGAATTGGCATTACAAGACCAAAGCCTGGTTCCTGCAGCATTTTGGCTGCAATCCTGCACCCACGGGACCCCACGTCCCCAAATCTCTTCTCCTGGAAGAGGAGTGGTCACCGTGCCACCGCGTCCTGCTGGGCACGTCCCCTCGGCACCCTACCTGTAGTTGTGGAACCAGTTGATGACGGTGTTGGTCTTGAGGTTGAGCTGGAAGGAGAGCAGCTCGATGGTCTGCTGGGACGGGTAGGGCTCCAGCTGGTAGGCTTTCTTCAAGGCTTCCTTCTCCTCGGGGGCCAGCACCACCCGCGGCTTCTTGATCTGCAGGAGGCTGaggtcctggggctgcagacCGGGGCTGGCGCACTCGGAGCGGGCACTGGGGGACTCGCTGTCCGAGCCGGCGCTCATCAACCCGTAGCGACGTTTCAGGTAGGctgcaggaaaggagaaggagctgcACGCCGCTcgcccccggccgcccctctccgccgccgccgcccggcccccgcGCTCACCtttcttctccagcttcttCATGTCGCGCAGCTTTTCCACGTTGTGGGGGTCGTTGAGCCAGAGCTGCATGCGGACGAAGGGCTCCCTCCCCTTCAGGCTCAGCTTGTGCCACGGCTTGGGCCTGGAGAGGAGATCGGACACCGAGCCCTGCGTCAGGCCCAGGATGCTCTCCCCAAACAGCCGCTGGCCTGGcggaggagaagcagaggcGGTTAGCGCGGGACGGACCGCGCCACCCCTGCCGAGCACCCGAACGCCCCGGCCTCGCCAGAAAAACAGCCAGAAAAGGGGATGACAGCGCTGTACCCGGCGCCACCCGCACCTAAATTGTTGTCCGTCAGCACCTCCTTGACCTTCTTGGTGATGGAGTAGGTGTCCAGCTCGGGGGACATGGCGACGATCTCCTGGATGCCCACGGGGCCCTGGCTGTTGGGGTGCGCCTTGCCCGGCGCCGCCCTGCTCTCGGGCTGCTGGTTCTCCTTGCTGCTCTCCAGGGCGAGGGTGAGGGGCTCCTGAGAGCCCTTCTCGTGctcggtggggctggggggcggcgAGGGGGACGGCtggggctcggcggggctggCTGCGAGGCACCGGGAGAGGACGGGTTAGTGGCACCGGTGGGACCCGCTACCCAAACCCACGTCCCACCGGGATGATGGAGCGGGCGTTGGCATGGGTCAAGGGAGAGGACGGCAGTGGGAATGTAAAGGTTAtctttattattcatttatttattattattatttattaatccTGAAAGGGGGAAAGCCAGCAGAGCCTCGCCAGCATCGACGGCCAAGTAGGAAGCGGCGGTGGAATaattaaagagagaaaacacaacattaaaataaaaacccagcTACTGCTTTATTCCAGGCACAAAGCCAAGGATTTTTgttgtgtgtggtttttgtttttttttgatgactTTCAAAACCCGTTTCTgacaaaataacatttgaaGGATCTGAGCAGCAGCCCTACCTTGCCTAACATACTAATTAAGGGGGTTTGGAATGAGTTGGGTGAGTCGGGGGGGGCGGCTTTGGAGAGACAGATGAACGCCACCCCCCGATGCTGGTGGGATGcgggctgtgggtgctggggggctgtgggtggcacggggcagctgccagcagtggggTTGGGGTTCAAGAAAACCCTGCTGCATTAGGATGCCAACGTCAGAGGGGTGTTTGAGGAGCAGCGGTGGCACTTACCCTGGGAGGGGGTCGGCTGCTGGCTGATGCCTTGTCCCAGCTGGTCCGTCAGCCAGAGCTGCATGCGGATGAACGGCTCCCGGCCCTTCTGCGTCAGCTTGCTCCACGGTTTGGGCCGCGACAGCATGTCGCTCACGCTGCCCTGGGACAGGCCCAGCACCTGGGCACGGCACAGGGTTATACCCGAGGGGCTGCTGCCATCGTCCCCACCCTGGCCACCAGGAGACCGTTTGGGGTTGGGTTGGGCACTGAGGACTCAGCATCCACCGAGGGGACCCACTGGGGCACAGCGGGGACCCTGGCAGGAGGACATCAACCACCCCCAGGCACTAAAGGGgagaccccccccaccccaaagagGGGACACCAGACCCCATTCCCCGGGCTGCTACCTTCTCTCCGAAGATCCTCTGGCAGATGCCGTTCTTGGCCAACTTCTCCTTGACCTGCCGGGTCAGCTCCAGCGTGTCCACCTCCCTGTACATGTACATCTCGTACTGCTCCGGCGTCAGCGGCGGCACGGTGGGCTTCAGGGTGCGTGGCACGTAGGCGGGGTAGTAGGATAGCCTTCCACCAGCCACTGGCTCCGTGCCCGCGCCCTCCGTCTTCATCTCCGTCAGCCGGTGGGGCTCATCCTCGGCCGGCGGCACCTCGTCCTCGTTGGCTCCACTCTCACTGGGCTCTCCCCTCGGCCAACCCCGGCCGTTGGCCATGCCGGAATAGCtcgaggaagaggaggagagcgAAGGCGAGACGGAGGTGTAGGGCCGGCTGAGCAGGCTGCGCTCCGACGCCCAGTGCTGGTCGAAATAGGAGCCGGCGTCGCCGATCTCCGACTTCACCTTGCGGATGATGCTCTGCACGAAGGCGGCGGGCGAGAGGACGGCCAGGGGTGTCtgcggggggccggggctggccccgctcccctcctcctgcttgACGTATGCCGGGACGATGTTTTGGCTGACGGCAGCCAGCGTGGAGCGCTCGGCGGGCGGCGTGCCCCCGGGGCGCCCGCTGCCCCCTGCCTCCATCTCCAGCAGCGCCTGCTGCTGCGCCTGCATCTCCCGCCGGGCCTGCTCCAGGATGCTCTTGATGGCATCTTCCGAGCTGCTGCCACCCGCCCCGTTGGCCAGCGCTTGAGACGCCGAAGGGTTTTTGGGCTCACCTGCAAGGAAAGGGAGTGAGGGGGGGCCCCAAGGCGCAGAGCTCGGTGGGGGAGATGGAGGTGCCGGGCTAGGGTCTGATGGAGGGAGGGGTTTGAAATTTTAGGGGTTGCTCCCTCGAATGCAAAAGGTCTTGGCTGTGCTCTGTCCAGAACCCTCTTGCCTCAGTCTCCCCTGCTTTAATTGGGTTTATGGAGCCCTCCCCTCCTCCAGGGAGCGgctctggggatggggacatcaCCAGATGCTGGTGGAGCAGCTTCAGAAAACTGAGCCAGAGCATCAGCGACACCCAGGCCACTGTCACTGCGCTGTGCCTACGTGGGAtttctttccttgctgcttttttaatCCCATTAAAACTCCTGCAGGATGGGCTGTTAATtgcatttccttcctctgcctttgcTTAATAACAGAGCGGCTTTCGCAGAGCATGGCAAGCATGGAAATTGTCAGGCTGGGTGGGAAGATGACACCTTGCTGGAGGGGACAGGATGGCTGTGGGACCACTGGGGACAGCCACCAGCCAcgtcccccaccccacccaaaCCTGGGTTTGATGCTAAAGGCAACAGCTTCTCTTCCTTGTAGGACTTTGGATCAAAAGGCTGCCAGAATTCAAAATACATGAGAAAAGGGATTTTACAAGCACAGATTATAAACCTGGATGGCGGCATCCAGCGAAGCGAATGCTGTGACACTCCTGTATCTAAGTGGGATTCCATTTTGACAATTGCAAAATAAATCCCATTACCAACGATGGCAATAGacaaacatgtttgttttccctgcctGTTTTTCCACCATTCCTGTCTAATTTAATTCGCCGGGATTCTGCTTTCTCAGCAGACTACctgttttaatgtatttcatttcttgTAATTGACTGTGAGCACAGCTGCTTTAATGATTCCTCATGCCATATGGATTGTGCTTTCTCATTTAATCATCTGTTtcggggaagggggagggaaaggTTAGGCCCAAAGTTTCGGAAAGCCCTTTTCCAAAACCACTGCGTTCAGGGCACTGGGGGCACACACAGCTCACACTCATGACAATATTTACCAGGATTTCTTTATCCCCTCTCCCAAATCTCTACGGATGGCACTGGGACAAATGCCCCAAAAAGCTCATTTTTggccctgccagcacccagtGTGCCGATGGGAGCAGCCAGGAAGCATCCACAAGCCCAGGGCACCTACTCCAGGGTCCCAGCCCTGTCGGGGGCAGGATGCCCGGCTGTTTTGTGCCCTGCACACTCCTGACATCTCCTCGAGCAGCCAGAACCCACCTCCCTTCTGCGACTCGATCTCCTTCTTCGCCTGCTCCAGGATGTTTTTGATGGCATCGTCGGAGCCTGTTTCTGGCGTTCTGATCCGCGGTGTGATGCTCCCTGATCAAAGAGGCATGACAACAGATTTGTCACCGGCGCTGGTTTTACAAGCTCCGCTCGTATGTCAGGAAGTATTTACTGCTACTCGTGTTCAGTTATTTTTAGGGATGTtggtttttaagaaaaacaccGGTCCCGATTAGTTGCCAGCCCCTGCCACCAGCTCACACCTCCTGGCTGGGCACCCGAGGGACCCGATGCCACTGCCACCACCCGGAGCATCTCTGAGACGGGGCGAGGAGCCACTGCCATTATTTCACCGCAGTCCCACAGCACTaaaacttcattattttaacaaaatattccGCCACACATCGATTCATAGGCCATGAAACAGCCTAATGAATAATTAAATGGCACTTGTCAGAATAAAGGAGTGAAGCACGACTTGGGGTGCACCTTCCACACCGGGTCGTTGTgtgttgctgctgcttgccGGGACAATCCCAAAGGGTCCCCGTCCCATAGCAAGCAGCTCCTGAGGACCCCTGGGGACAAACCCTGGGGGTGACTCCATGCAGTGTCACCTCCTGCCTCACCAGGGAACTGGGCTGGGTGATCCCAGCATGGCACagggcacccttgggtgctgctgGGACAAGCGGGGCAGGACCCAGTGTGCGGGGCCACCCCACCACTCACCTCTCTGGCGCACCTGGATAGTCCTCAGGGCCAGCACGTTCTGCTCGTCGGAGAGGAACTGCTTCATCTTGATGAACGGCTCCTTGCCCTTCACCGTCAGCTTGCGCCAGGGCTTGGGCCGGGCCAGGATCTCGCTGACGGAGCCCTGCGACAACCCCAGCACGTAGTGCCCGAAGACCCGCTGCCCGATGTtgtgcttcagcagctgctccttcaCCTGGAAGGCGATGTCGGCCGTATCCAGCTGCTCCTCGTCGGCCGAgctgcccccgccgccctcGGCGGGCTCAACgggggggctggcggcgggCGGCACGGGGACAGGGGGCACGGCGCTGCTTTTGGCCCCAAAGAAAGCGGTGGGGAAGGGCAGCCCCCCGCCGGCACCCTCGCTCTTGTAGGGGGGTGGCTGCAgcggggggggcttggggagcaGCGTGTCCCCCGGGAGCCGCTCGCCCCCCGGGAAGGGGGACAGCGGGAACGTCCGGGGGCCCTCGGGGGCCAGGCCGGGGCCGGGAAGGGatgggaggggagcaggggaagctGGCTCGTCTGCCGGGgcctgtgggagctgctggggggacGGGAACGGCTGCTCCATGCCCAGCGGGTCCTTCCCCGACTCGTCTTCAGAGGGATCCTCCTCTAGAGATGAACGAGAGAGACAGACACGCACTATAGTCCCGCCGGCTGGCCCCCAAATGGCCCCATATATCCCATCCCCAGGCTCTTTCTGGTCACCGGGGCAGGATCTGGTCCCACCGGCCACATTTCTGGGGGTGCCGTGGTGGGCAAGCTGTGGTGAACATCATAAATTTGGCCGTGGCAGCCTGCCCGTGCCACGTCTGGGCCCACAAGGACACCCACAAGCAGCAGGCCACGGCCTACCTCTGGACCCcaacacagaaaaccaaaatgatGAGGGGCTGTGGCACACGGGGACATGAATTAGTGGTGGACGTGGTGGCATTAGGTTGGTGCTTGGGCTCGGTGAGCTTCAGGGTGTTTCCCAACCTAACCAACCTCCACGATTCCACGACTTAGGGCGCCCAAGGCATGGCATGGCCGCCGTTACCCTACCAGCGCTGGCCATCAGGCCGGGCTTCTCCAGCAGGTACTTCTGCGGCGGGTAGAAagcctccttccccagcagcagggcggCCTCCTCCGGCTTCGACATGCTCTGCAAGGAGCAAAGCGGCGGtgggccggggcggcggggctgcggtggGGCCGACGGGTGCCCCCCGGCCTCCTGGCACACGCCACCGCCCCGCGGCACTTGCCTGGGGAAGGCTGCAGCTGGCGGACGCCACCTTCATGGCCTTCAGGATGCTGGGGGAGAAAAATTTGGGGCGGtgaggtggaggaggtggccTCATGCCGCCCGGCCGCGGGAGCAGCCCTACCTCAGCTCCGTCTTGATCTCCTCGTAGTCCGCCTGCgcctgcagcttctcctccagcttCTGCGGAGGAGACACGGTGGGTGCGAGGCTGGCCATGGCTGGCACCCACCCTCAGGACCACCCAAGGGTCCACGCACGCACCTCGATGGCTTCGTTCTTGGCAGCCAGCTGCCCCTCCAGCTCGGCGATCTGGTTGGCGGAGGattcctccagctcctgcagcgaGCTCTGGAGGTGTTGGACGTCCTTCAGGAGCCGCAGGATCTCCCGGTCCTTGGCGGccagagctgcctccagcctcGACCCTGAGCACATGGAATAGTTCACTTTGTCCTGCCGGGAGAGGGGACACCGTCAGCTCCCGGCCACCCGACGCGGGGACACAGGTCTGTCGCTGGTATGGGGTGGGATGAACCCTTCCTCTGCCCTTAAAGGTTGCCCATGTTCTGCTCAACGCTACGGGGGTGCAAATTCCCCTCCCTGTGACGCAGGTCCCACGGGTAAGGCATTCCCAACGCtaccaccccacagccccagtgGTGGAAAAATGCCCGGATCCCTCCCGCTTTGCTCCTGGGCTGCTCCCACACGTGGTGGGTGCTCCTGAGCCCAAAACGGTGCTCCTGGGGGCAACGGGGTGCTCAGGACTGTATGGGGTACTCGGGGCTGCATGGGGTGCTCCTGGATACATGGGGTGCTCCTGGCTACGTGGGGTGCTCCTGGCCACGATGGGTGTTCCTGGCCACGATGGGTGCTCATGGCCACGATGGGTGCTCATGGCCACGATGGGTGCTCTTGGCCCCTGTGGGTGCTCATGGCCACGATGGGTGCTCCTCACCCCGGCAGCACCCTGCGGGGAGCAGCAGGCCAGGCGCAGGGAGCTGTTGACGGCCGCCAGCTGCTCCCTCAGGCTCTCCACCTCCCGCTGCGCCGCCTCCGCACGCTGCAAGAGAGCAGAAAGCACGTCAGGGGGGGTGCCCCACGCCTCATCCCTCCTCTGGGGCTGAACGGAGTCCCAGCACCCACGTCCACACAGCCCATCCCCTGGCTGGGTGCTCAAGCACAGCTCAACCCCCCCCAGAATGGGGCAGAGGGTCCAGCCCGCTTtgggggagctgctgtgcagagGGAACCAGAGCCCCTCTTTGCAGGGACCCCCCAGTTTTGGGGAGCCCAGCCGGAGCCTGGCCACCGTTGTGCCATTTTCTGGCACCAGCATAAAGGTCACTGGGATTTTTGGGGTGAATCAGTGGGTTTAGCAGGAGGGAAACGAGGTATTTGCTCTGCACTCGCTGGAAATTCATTCCCGGCTCACCTGGTTGGCTTTTTCAAGGTTCGTCATGATCATGGCGACTTCGTCTGCCCTGCAGGGAGAAGCAAGAGGCATCAGCTGGCACGTGGATGCCGGCCCAGAGGTGAAGGACATCAAATCCGTGGCCAGCCAAAGCCCTTGCACGCTACGGGCTCTGGCACGTGTGGGATTGAGGGAGTGAGCACCGCTTGGGGTGCTCCTGCGGGCACTTGGTGCCCCTCAGCACCCAGCCACTCACTTGGAGGCAGCCTCCTCGTCGTATTTACAccgcagctccagcagctccgtCTGCGTCGCCTTCAGCGCTGGCAGCAGGCAAAAAGAGAGGAGATGGGGGGGTGAGAAGCGGGCTGGGGGCTTCAGGATGCCGTGGCCGGccgggtccccccccagcccgtcCTCCCTACCTGAGTGGAGCACCTTGATCTTCTCCTCTGCTTCCCCCAGGCGCGCAGCCAGGGTGAGCTgggcttcctgcagccccctgcggAGAGAAGGGGGTCAGCGCCTGCCCCAGCCCACCTTGCCCTTTCATTTTAAGGGGTAAAAATTCATTTTGGGTGGAAAACTGCATATTGGAGTGCAGCCCCGCGTGGGGTTGGCACGGTGCTGACACCGCTCAGTGTCCCCTGACGAGGAGCcgaggcaggagggaggtggAAACGCTCGTGTGCCGAAACCCACCCCCCTCCCGGCATTAATTTGAGGGGGGAAGCAATCAGGGCAAAGTTATTCTGCATTATTTATAGCCTGCACTTGCCAGGAACTTACTCGGCGAGCTCTGCAATTTAGGGGTTTAAAGATTCCTCGTTTGTTACGGGCGCGGCGTGTTAAGGAATAGCAATGAAGCGCCGCTAAACGCGCTGCCGGGAAAGCCGCGAGCCTCAAAATTAAAAGGCCTTTTAATGAGGTTCGCCCACCGGCCAGGATTTACGCGGTTTGCCCAAGCACAACCACACATCATCCACCACAACCGCCTGGAAGAGGGGACGGATGGACAGACGGACACCATGAGTGCCCTCGCTCAACCCAGGCGGCGAAGGAGGCGTGGGGGGAAAAAGGCAGAGGCGAGGACAGCCGGACACCCCCGGTACCCCTAAATGCCATCTGGGGGTCCCGCTGCCAGTACTCAcgtacttttgtttttctgcctcatttctctgcagcaaggcttctgccaaaaggGCTTTGCTGTCGACGCCGGGGAGCGTGGTCTCGGCCGCCGCGAGCCCGGACCCCGGCGACGTcccctctctctgctctgcgggggggggacacgttTCAGACCGCTGTGGGGTGGGCACGGGGGGCAGAGGAAGGGGCTCAGCCCTGAGACCCCCCCTCTGcaccctgcaggagctcagggGCACGAGGGGACATGGATGGGGACCACCTTTGCCACCTGCATCCAGCTGGCGCTGGGGGTACCTTTGGTGCCGAGGAGCTCCAGGTGCTTCTTCCAGGGGCGGCCGAGCTCCTTCAGGGGTGGATTTTCGGGCTCGAGgcgctggagctgctgcaggcggTCCTCCAGGCTCCGCGCAGCCTCCAGCACAGGAGCGGGGTCTGCGGGCAACAGGGCTGGTGGTCAGGGCTGGGGGACGGCCACcactgtccccatcccaccctCGTGGCTATGGGGACGCGGGTGCCACTCTCTTTGTCCCCAAATCCCAAGGGCAGCAGCCATCTGCAGCCGGCTTACAAACAGGGACAGAGCCCTCGCATGCCACCCCATGTGCCACCCCACGTGCCACCGTGTGTCACCATGTGCCACCGTGTGTCACCCCATGCTCCACATCaccaccccaaagcccccaagACACCGAGCGCCGCCGGGGTCGCATCCCGGCTTCTCGCCCCCAAACACGGTGGCACCCACGGCCCCAGTGGCCCCGGTCCCCCCAGTTTGGGTGCAGACAATGGCATTTTGTGCCGAGGTAAGCAGGTGCTTTCAGAGCCGTATGTCTTCCCTCTGTCAGCATTACACCATCATTAGCTAGTGTCTGCTCAGCAGGGTGTGCCATTATGTCTCCCAGGGCTGATGTAATTATACATTGACATAATTAACCCAGCAAGCCCATTAAGCAGGCCAGCTAAAAATTCATCTATAATTATTTGTTGTGTGCATGCTAATGAGTCCATCTGCACTGCCATTGTACAACATGAACAAATTAATTTACAAGTCTGGATTTTTTAATAAGTTCAAGAAAATGCCTCCTATTGAGCCAGGTTAATATAGGTTtggggtgcttttttttctttttttttatgaaaaagagaggaaaggaaatagaTTGGAATTCTCCAGGGTCAGAAAGTTAGATAAACAGGGAAGTGGGACGGGGCTGGGTGTGCTACTGCACGGCGCACACGCGTGGCAGGCGTCCAAGGGTAAAACTTAAtaacagggagggaaaaaaaaacaacgtgTCACTGCCTCTGCTGTGAGCGGGGACAGACGGTGGCTCCCCGCCATAGGATTtgggctgctctggggctgcACCAGACGTTTTTGGGGTGAGTCTGCCCCAAAGATATGGGATTGGGCCTGCAATCATCCCTTTTAGCACCCAGTATGGACAcaggcagcaggacagcaaGTGCCACGGGTGCTCCTCGCAAACGGAGATGGGGCTTGGAGACCCCTGACTCATCACTGGCACGGGGTGTGggaccagcaccaccagcatcCTCCCTCCTGGGATGCTTTCTGGGAGCAGGAGCCGTGGCTCGGTGCCCATCCAACTGCTCTGACATCCGAGGAACCGCAAGCACCGGGGAAAACCTGCCCGTGAGCTCTGGGGAACGGCCCCTCCATCGCTGCGACCTGCGGAGGACGGCAGGTGAGGCTGCGCAGCACGGCCCCAAACCGGGCTGGATGCTCTCACAGCCATTAATAACGTCTGTAAGTACACGAGCTAACGATCTGGGTAATTACACCcacagcagcggggctgggggccctCCCCCAGGCTCCCCCCGAGCCGGGGCACCCGCAGGAGGCCGCGCGCCAGCAAAACGAGCGGCCGATAAACGCTGGGGCAGGCCCCGACGCGATCCACGCCGGCAACTCCTCTCGCCTCCGTAATGAGAAATAATCCCGGAGCAGCTCAGGCGAGCAATAAAGCGCCGGGGAATTTTGCTGGGGTCAGCGTTTTCCCTGCCGCGACCAAGCCGCACGCTCCGCCAGCGCCCCAGCTCGGAGCTGCCACCCCGGGACCACGCTGGGAGCGGGGCTTGGAGCAGAGCGAGCGGCGCTCCACCTCCGCTTTCCTCATCAGCTCTGACCTCCGTGATGCAAAATGCCTGCCTGGATTAATTAAATCGTGCTAATGAAccgctgcccagccctggggaaAGCGCTGCCCTCGCCCTCGCcggcccccacagccccatgtGAGGTGTTGGGATCGGCACAGGGCCACCCGCAGCGGAGACCAAGCTCGTGCCATGCTCGTGCCACCAG
This genomic stretch from Anas acuta chromosome 17, bAnaAcu1.1, whole genome shotgun sequence harbors:
- the CUX2 gene encoding homeobox protein cut-like 2 isoform X2: MEPPGPRPKVIALSKRSKEAETAFLSVYKQLIEAPDPAPVLEAARSLEDRLQQLQRLEPENPPLKELGRPWKKHLELLGTKEQREGTSPGSGLAAAETTLPGVDSKALLAEALLQRNEAEKQKGLQEAQLTLAARLGEAEEKIKVLHSALKATQTELLELRCKYDEEAASKADEVAMIMTNLEKANQRAEAAQREVESLREQLAAVNSSLRLACCSPQGAAGDKVNYSMCSGSRLEAALAAKDREILRLLKDVQHLQSSLQELEESSANQIAELEGQLAAKNEAIEKLEEKLQAQADYEEIKTELSILKAMKVASASCSLPQSMSKPEEAALLLGKEAFYPPQKYLLEKPGLMASAEEDPSEDESGKDPLGMEQPFPSPQQLPQAPADEPASPAPLPSLPGPGLAPEGPRTFPLSPFPGGERLPGDTLLPKPPPLQPPPYKSEGAGGGLPFPTAFFGAKSSAVPPVPVPPAASPPVEPAEGGGGSSADEEQLDTADIAFQVKEQLLKHNIGQRVFGHYVLGLSQGSVSEILARPKPWRKLTVKGKEPFIKMKQFLSDEQNVLALRTIQVRQRGSITPRIRTPETGSDDAIKNILEQAKKEIESQKGGEPKNPSASQALANGAGGSSSEDAIKSILEQARREMQAQQQALLEMEAGGSGRPGGTPPAERSTLAAVSQNIVPAYVKQEEGSGASPGPPQTPLAVLSPAAFVQSIIRKVKSEIGDAGSYFDQHWASERSLLSRPYTSVSPSLSSSSSSYSGMANGRGWPRGEPSESGANEDEVPPAEDEPHRLTEMKTEGAGTEPVAGGRLSYYPAYVPRTLKPTVPPLTPEQYEMYMYREVDTLELTRQVKEKLAKNGICQRIFGEKVLGLSQGSVSDMLSRPKPWSKLTQKGREPFIRMQLWLTDQLGQGISQQPTPSQASPAEPQPSPSPPPSPTEHEKGSQEPLTLALESSKENQQPESRAAPGKAHPNSQGPVGIQEIVAMSPELDTYSITKKVKEVLTDNNLGQRLFGESILGLTQGSVSDLLSRPKPWHKLSLKGREPFVRMQLWLNDPHNVEKLRDMKKLEKKAYLKRRYGLMSAGSDSESPSARSECASPGLQPQDLSLLQIKKPRVVLAPEEKEALKKAYQLEPYPSQQTIELLSFQLNLKTNTVINWFHNYRSRMRREMLVEGTQDNDTDPEQSSGAASLGRRAPHSPDSDTEDRKPLFEGSEHPCAGEVKVKEEQGEAGGWGHRRDSRSPARAAEGTGPPQEERGGAPRATAPSAGSLPRRGGRAGASGGPPPPPPHPDPGGSQSSTSSSRCSLEVSPSSPSAASSPGLAGSASPGPSSAGPVSPALPPAPGPRLSTSVQRRHEKMANLNNIIHRLERAANREEALEWEF
- the CUX2 gene encoding homeobox protein cut-like 2 isoform X4, which encodes MIMTNLEKANQRAEAAQREVESLREQLAAVNSSLRLACCSPQGAAGDKVNYSMCSGSRLEAALAAKDREILRLLKDVQHLQSSLQELEESSANQIAELEGQLAAKNEAIEKLEEKLQAQADYEEIKTELSILKAMKVASASCSLPQSMSKPEEAALLLGKEAFYPPQKYLLEKPGLMASAEEDPSEDESGKDPLGMEQPFPSPQQLPQAPADEPASPAPLPSLPGPGLAPEGPRTFPLSPFPGGERLPGDTLLPKPPPLQPPPYKSEGAGGGLPFPTAFFGAKSSAVPPVPVPPAASPPVEPAEGGGGSSADEEQLDTADIAFQVKEQLLKHNIGQRVFGHYVLGLSQGSVSEILARPKPWRKLTVKGKEPFIKMKQFLSDEQNVLALRTIQVRQRGSITPRIRTPETGSDDAIKNILEQAKKEIESQKGGEPKNPSASQALANGAGGSSSEDAIKSILEQARREMQAQQQALLEMEAGGSGRPGGTPPAERSTLAAVSQNIVPAYVKQEEGSGASPGPPQTPLAVLSPAAFVQSIIRKVKSEIGDAGSYFDQHWASERSLLSRPYTSVSPSLSSSSSSYSGMANGRGWPRGEPSESGANEDEVPPAEDEPHRLTEMKTEGAGTEPVAGGRLSYYPAYVPRTLKPTVPPLTPEQYEMYMYREVDTLELTRQVKEKLAKNGICQRIFGEKVLGLSQGSVSDMLSRPKPWSKLTQKGREPFIRMQLWLTDQLGQGISQQPTPSQASPAEPQPSPSPPPSPTEHEKGSQEPLTLALESSKENQQPESRAAPGKAHPNSQGPVGIQEIVAMSPELDTYSITKKVKEVLTDNNLGQRLFGESILGLTQGSVSDLLSRPKPWHKLSLKGREPFVRMQLWLNDPHNVEKLRDMKKLEKKAYLKRRYGLMSAGSDSESPSARSECASPGLQPQDLSLLQIKKPRVVLAPEEKEALKKAYQLEPYPSQQTIELLSFQLNLKTNTVINWFHNYRSRMRREMLVEGTQDNDTDPEQSSGAASLGRRAPHSPDSDTEDRKPLFEGSEHPCAGEVKVKEEQGEAGGWGHRRDSRSPARAAEGTGPPQEERGGAPRATAPSAGSLPRRGGRAGASGGPPPPPPHPDPGGSQSSTSSSRCSLEVSPSSPSAASSPGLAGSASPGPSSAGPVSPALPPAPGPRLSTSVQRRHEKMANLNNIIHRLERAANREEALEWEF
- the CUX2 gene encoding homeobox protein cut-like 2 isoform X1, whose translation is MLLWKSQPKRQVETSFAIAVFQPLSQMHLDIRKGIHLLSPCNNTAAIPSCLFDDPAPVLEAARSLEDRLQQLQRLEPENPPLKELGRPWKKHLELLGTKEQREGTSPGSGLAAAETTLPGVDSKALLAEALLQRNEAEKQKGLQEAQLTLAARLGEAEEKIKVLHSALKATQTELLELRCKYDEEAASKADEVAMIMTNLEKANQRAEAAQREVESLREQLAAVNSSLRLACCSPQGAAGDKVNYSMCSGSRLEAALAAKDREILRLLKDVQHLQSSLQELEESSANQIAELEGQLAAKNEAIEKLEEKLQAQADYEEIKTELSILKAMKVASASCSLPQSMSKPEEAALLLGKEAFYPPQKYLLEKPGLMASAEEDPSEDESGKDPLGMEQPFPSPQQLPQAPADEPASPAPLPSLPGPGLAPEGPRTFPLSPFPGGERLPGDTLLPKPPPLQPPPYKSEGAGGGLPFPTAFFGAKSSAVPPVPVPPAASPPVEPAEGGGGSSADEEQLDTADIAFQVKEQLLKHNIGQRVFGHYVLGLSQGSVSEILARPKPWRKLTVKGKEPFIKMKQFLSDEQNVLALRTIQVRQRGSITPRIRTPETGSDDAIKNILEQAKKEIESQKGGEPKNPSASQALANGAGGSSSEDAIKSILEQARREMQAQQQALLEMEAGGSGRPGGTPPAERSTLAAVSQNIVPAYVKQEEGSGASPGPPQTPLAVLSPAAFVQSIIRKVKSEIGDAGSYFDQHWASERSLLSRPYTSVSPSLSSSSSSYSGMANGRGWPRGEPSESGANEDEVPPAEDEPHRLTEMKTEGAGTEPVAGGRLSYYPAYVPRTLKPTVPPLTPEQYEMYMYREVDTLELTRQVKEKLAKNGICQRIFGEKVLGLSQGSVSDMLSRPKPWSKLTQKGREPFIRMQLWLTDQLGQGISQQPTPSQASPAEPQPSPSPPPSPTEHEKGSQEPLTLALESSKENQQPESRAAPGKAHPNSQGPVGIQEIVAMSPELDTYSITKKVKEVLTDNNLGQRLFGESILGLTQGSVSDLLSRPKPWHKLSLKGREPFVRMQLWLNDPHNVEKLRDMKKLEKKAYLKRRYGLMSAGSDSESPSARSECASPGLQPQDLSLLQIKKPRVVLAPEEKEALKKAYQLEPYPSQQTIELLSFQLNLKTNTVINWFHNYRSRMRREMLVEGTQDNDTDPEQSSGAASLGRRAPHSPDSDTEDRKPLFEGSEHPCAGEVKVKEEQGEAGGWGHRRDSRSPARAAEGTGPPQEERGGAPRATAPSAGSLPRRGGRAGASGGPPPPPPHPDPGGSQSSTSSSRCSLEVSPSSPSAASSPGLAGSASPGPSSAGPVSPALPPAPGPRLSTSVQRRHEKMANLNNIIHRLERAANREEALEWEF